The proteins below are encoded in one region of Pseudoduganella armeniaca:
- a CDS encoding autotransporter assembly complex protein TamA, which translates to MQRVALACAALALPLAVLAADGLQYNVRINAPGDLDDLLEENLDLLRYRGNPRTDREQLRRMVRTTPAQAKTLLATEGYYSPEVTVRLDDSGGTPNVIVDVTPGEPVLVGAVEIVLNGFESTGESPFDKEALRASWPLPEGEIFKQDDWERAKRAILRAVVQTRYPRAQLTESVATVDPETHRALLRVALDSGPEMRFGELKIEGLKRYPESVIRNLNVIQPGDVYNEAALQSFQAKLQDTGYFSGVEVSADLNALISQQRDAAADKQAGTPQPATIAPLPLLVRVVENKRKNASVGVGISTNTGARTSVSYDDLAIWGLRMKSALTLEQKKQNAHADFFFPTTKDGYNDSFGAALDREDIEGETIRSASVYGKRAWGTPQLERSISAEYLNESRSVAGAEPTHAASLPFTYAVTWRKLDNLVFPTKGYVLNATAGGAVLPILTDEKFIRVTARGITYRPLNPKNLFIFRGELGALKSGNKHGVPATYLFRAGGDNSVRGYGYQELGVREGDATVGGRYLLTASAEYQYWFKPNWGAAAFYDTGNAADSLSDIHPKSGYGIGARYKSPVGPINVDLAYGHAVRKGRLHFSLGFTF; encoded by the coding sequence ATGCAGCGGGTAGCGCTCGCCTGCGCCGCACTGGCCCTGCCGCTGGCCGTGCTGGCGGCCGACGGCTTGCAGTACAACGTGCGTATCAACGCGCCCGGCGATCTGGACGACCTGCTGGAGGAAAACCTCGACCTGCTGCGCTACCGCGGCAATCCGCGCACCGACCGCGAGCAGTTGCGCCGCATGGTGCGCACCACGCCAGCCCAGGCCAAGACGCTGCTGGCCACCGAAGGCTACTACAGCCCGGAAGTGACGGTACGGCTGGACGACAGCGGCGGCACGCCCAACGTCATCGTCGATGTCACGCCGGGCGAGCCGGTGCTGGTGGGCGCCGTCGAGATCGTGCTGAACGGCTTCGAATCGACGGGAGAAAGCCCGTTCGACAAGGAGGCGCTGCGCGCCAGCTGGCCGCTGCCCGAGGGCGAAATCTTCAAGCAGGACGACTGGGAACGGGCCAAGCGCGCCATCCTGCGCGCCGTCGTGCAGACGCGCTACCCGCGCGCCCAGCTGACCGAAAGCGTGGCCACCGTCGATCCGGAAACGCACCGCGCGCTGCTGCGCGTGGCGCTGGACAGCGGGCCGGAAATGCGCTTCGGCGAACTGAAGATCGAAGGCCTGAAGCGCTATCCGGAGTCCGTCATCCGCAACCTGAACGTCATCCAGCCGGGCGACGTCTACAACGAGGCCGCCCTGCAGTCCTTCCAGGCCAAGCTGCAGGACACCGGCTATTTCTCCGGCGTGGAGGTGAGCGCCGACCTGAACGCGCTGATCAGCCAGCAGCGCGACGCGGCCGCGGACAAGCAGGCCGGCACGCCGCAGCCGGCCACGATCGCGCCACTGCCGCTGCTGGTGCGGGTGGTCGAAAACAAGCGCAAGAACGCCAGCGTCGGCGTCGGTATCTCGACCAACACGGGCGCGCGCACGTCGGTCTCGTACGACGATCTCGCCATCTGGGGCCTGCGCATGAAAAGTGCGCTGACCCTGGAGCAGAAAAAGCAGAACGCGCACGCGGATTTCTTCTTCCCGACGACAAAAGACGGCTACAACGACAGCTTCGGCGCCGCGCTCGATCGCGAGGACATCGAAGGCGAGACGATCCGCAGCGCTTCCGTGTACGGCAAGCGCGCCTGGGGCACGCCGCAGCTCGAGCGCAGCATCTCGGCCGAGTACCTGAACGAATCGCGCAGTGTCGCCGGCGCCGAGCCCACGCATGCGGCCAGCCTGCCATTCACGTATGCGGTCACGTGGCGCAAGCTGGACAACCTGGTGTTCCCCACCAAGGGCTATGTGCTGAACGCCACCGCCGGTGGCGCCGTGCTGCCGATCCTGACGGACGAAAAGTTCATCCGCGTCACCGCGCGCGGCATCACCTACCGCCCGCTCAATCCGAAAAACCTGTTCATCTTCCGCGGTGAACTGGGCGCGCTGAAGTCCGGGAACAAGCACGGCGTGCCGGCCACCTACCTGTTCCGCGCCGGCGGCGACAATTCCGTGCGCGGCTACGGCTACCAGGAGCTGGGCGTGCGCGAAGGCGATGCCACCGTGGGCGGCCGTTATCTGCTGACGGCCAGCGCCGAATACCAGTACTGGTTCAAGCCCAACTGGGGCGCCGCCGCGTTCTACGACACCGGCAACGCGGCCGATTCGTTGTCCGACATCCACCCGAAATCGGGTTACGGCATCGGCGCGCGCTACAAGAGCCCCGTGGGGCCGATCAACGTGGACCTGGCCTACGGCCACGCCGTGCGCAAGGGCCGCCTGCACTTCTCTCTGGGATTCACCTTCTGA
- a CDS encoding translocation/assembly module TamB domain-containing protein, with translation MAGTDNQDTTPETTPATPKPRRWLRRTLIGAGVTVVVLGGAVWLLGRETTLQQIAQRVARASGGSVTLTGVTGSLYDHMHIGRLVYKGKGSTITADNIDVDWSPLQFFSSGIEISKLRVANVLVQSTGPSEPLVMPATLAPPFRITVADAGLTKLVMVDEKGGRNEVSAIHAALFGDKSRWQLKNATALTPIGKLAADATIGAQKPFALEGKASLSEVHYAPGQAPAQLAAAVTGNLGLMTVAVKGTSANANGDGVVTIAPFDKIPLRTADVRAYGVDPSRFQSAWPKATLNMELKAQIGNSQNVSGNLALTNTAEPGPIDQGRLPLRAVTARLGGTLTVATLDTLLIDLGAAGKFTGGGNVRRTGPEGGIETAEFKLHTDRIDLHALHGSANPTAIAGDITARSTGEKQAFNVNLAEKNLRLTAQATLDGAVVDITQARLQAQRGSVNLTGRASLKDDKPFKLAATVDHFDPSALGALPQADLNATLNAAGKLVPSWNLGADFTIRPSRLFGQPLAGSGKLRADAQHLTDIAATLALGQNTAQLDGDFGLPAEKLNWKVDAQQLSAVRADLAGAVNASGVATGGYAAPRTSFDAQARGLAMTGAKVRAPESLIRASGQFALAGKDKQPEVTMTGSASKVNPAAFAAEVPAGSINAEFSGSARLAADWRANVDARLLPASTLQGAPLAGYAKVNGNHVHVDNADVDLRLGPNSLQAKGAFGAPRDRLDWKLDAPQLSSLGPGFGGVLRGSGTAGGTMDKPQLSFGLEGNTLRFLTQHQIRALKATGTLGNVEALVADIDVTGYSSPALTLDRARFQSSGTRANHTFVLTAANQDFDAAMRIHGGFAVDTWTGAIETLQNRGRFALNLQAPAPLRIAAPKGRGVMGLAAPEQIALANAVIRLPDGSIRVENLEKNGTRWKSRGVAAGVPASYLAQLSSAWRNNVKSDLTLGANWAVELAAPVATGAAPALDGSVQVFREKGDIVMTGGDKPFALGLTQLQAGVDVAGNTLRMQLALDGSRAGQVKLAAAAQLRNGRIPSDSPLNASGSINIPSIAWLAPLAGMEGLELDGALKGALAGNGTVGAPSLNGDVTGSNLVVNWAEQGVRLRNGQLQAAIAGDRLAVQRLHFEGRTGRADAEGWARLANGEATMQLKLTADKLEALSRPDRTLVLTGESSLVRDAKRFQLNGRFRADRGDIELPSENAPTISDDVVILGRSKPTFKEAAESMPLNVDLEADLGDDFRLRGKGLDAYLAGAVHVRMADRRPPRVNGSIRVVSGTYAAYGQKLSIDRGVINFTGAYDNPGLNILAVRKRPEGTETSETNVEAGVEVRGTALAPQARLVSTPSVPDSEKLSWLVLGHGTQDMAGNEMGLLSTAAGALFGGKGGGSLANKVGLDELGVAQGKGNGNAKGLENTVVTVGKKLSSRAYLSFEQGAGTATSLVKLRYKLNPRITLQLQTGTNNALDVLYTWAFD, from the coding sequence ATGGCCGGCACCGACAATCAAGACACCACGCCCGAGACCACGCCGGCCACGCCGAAACCGCGCCGCTGGCTGCGCCGCACGCTGATCGGCGCCGGCGTCACCGTCGTCGTGCTGGGCGGCGCCGTCTGGCTGCTGGGCCGCGAGACCACGCTGCAGCAGATCGCCCAGCGCGTGGCGCGAGCCTCCGGCGGCTCGGTCACGCTGACGGGCGTCACCGGCTCGCTGTACGACCACATGCACATCGGCCGCCTGGTCTACAAGGGCAAGGGCAGCACGATCACCGCCGACAATATCGACGTCGACTGGTCGCCGCTGCAGTTCTTCTCCAGCGGGATCGAGATCAGCAAGCTGCGCGTGGCCAATGTGCTGGTGCAGAGCACCGGCCCCTCCGAGCCGCTGGTGATGCCGGCCACGCTGGCACCGCCGTTCCGCATCACGGTGGCGGACGCGGGACTGACGAAACTCGTCATGGTCGATGAAAAAGGCGGCCGTAACGAAGTGAGCGCCATCCACGCGGCCCTGTTCGGCGACAAGAGCCGCTGGCAGCTGAAGAACGCCACGGCGCTGACGCCGATCGGCAAGCTGGCGGCCGATGCCACCATCGGCGCGCAAAAACCCTTCGCCCTGGAGGGCAAGGCCAGCCTGAGCGAAGTACATTACGCGCCCGGCCAGGCCCCGGCCCAGCTGGCGGCGGCCGTCACCGGCAACCTGGGGCTGATGACGGTGGCCGTCAAAGGCACGTCGGCCAATGCCAACGGCGACGGCGTCGTCACCATCGCGCCGTTCGACAAGATCCCGCTGCGCACGGCGGACGTGCGCGCGTATGGCGTCGATCCTTCCCGCTTCCAGTCGGCCTGGCCCAAGGCCACGCTGAACATGGAGCTGAAGGCGCAGATCGGCAACAGCCAGAACGTCTCCGGCAACCTGGCGCTGACGAATACGGCCGAACCGGGCCCGATCGACCAGGGTCGCCTGCCGCTGCGCGCCGTCACGGCGCGCCTGGGCGGCACGCTGACGGTCGCCACGCTCGATACGCTGCTGATCGACCTGGGCGCGGCGGGTAAATTCACCGGCGGCGGCAACGTGCGCCGCACGGGACCGGAAGGCGGCATCGAGACGGCCGAATTCAAGCTGCACACCGACCGCATCGACCTGCACGCGCTGCACGGCAGCGCCAACCCGACCGCCATCGCCGGCGACATCACGGCCCGCAGCACGGGCGAGAAACAGGCGTTCAACGTGAACCTGGCGGAAAAAAACCTGCGCCTGACCGCCCAGGCCACGCTGGACGGCGCCGTCGTCGACATCACGCAGGCGCGCCTGCAGGCGCAGCGCGGCAGCGTCAACCTGACGGGCCGGGCCAGCCTGAAGGACGACAAGCCGTTCAAGCTTGCCGCCACCGTCGATCACTTCGACCCGTCCGCGCTGGGTGCCTTGCCGCAGGCGGACCTGAACGCAACGTTGAACGCGGCCGGCAAGCTGGTGCCCTCGTGGAACCTGGGCGCCGACTTCACGATCCGCCCCAGCCGCTTGTTCGGCCAGCCGCTGGCCGGCAGCGGCAAGCTGCGCGCGGACGCGCAGCACCTGACGGACATCGCCGCCACGCTGGCGTTGGGCCAGAACACGGCACAACTGGACGGCGACTTCGGCCTGCCCGCCGAAAAGCTGAACTGGAAGGTCGATGCGCAGCAGCTCTCCGCCGTGCGTGCCGACCTGGCCGGCGCGGTGAACGCGAGCGGCGTCGCCACCGGCGGCTATGCCGCGCCGCGCACCTCGTTCGACGCGCAGGCGCGCGGCCTGGCCATGACGGGCGCCAAGGTGCGCGCACCGGAAAGCCTGATCCGCGCGTCCGGCCAGTTCGCGCTGGCGGGCAAGGACAAGCAGCCCGAAGTCACCATGACGGGCAGTGCCAGCAAGGTCAACCCGGCCGCCTTTGCCGCCGAGGTGCCGGCCGGCAGCATCAATGCGGAGTTCAGCGGCAGCGCGCGGCTGGCGGCCGACTGGCGCGCCAACGTCGATGCGAGGCTGCTGCCCGCTTCCACCTTGCAAGGCGCGCCGCTGGCCGGTTACGCCAAGGTCAATGGCAACCACGTCCACGTCGACAATGCCGACGTCGACCTGCGCCTGGGTCCGAACAGCCTGCAGGCGAAAGGCGCGTTTGGCGCGCCGCGCGACCGGCTCGACTGGAAGCTCGATGCGCCGCAACTGTCCAGCCTCGGCCCCGGCTTCGGTGGCGTGCTGCGCGGTTCCGGCACGGCGGGCGGCACGATGGACAAGCCGCAGCTCTCGTTCGGCCTGGAAGGCAATACGCTGCGCTTCCTGACGCAGCATCAGATCCGCGCCCTGAAAGCCACCGGCACCCTGGGCAACGTGGAAGCGCTGGTGGCCGACATCGACGTGACCGGTTATTCGTCGCCTGCCCTGACCCTGGATCGCGCCCGCTTCCAGAGCAGCGGCACGCGCGCCAACCATACCTTCGTGCTGACGGCGGCCAACCAGGACTTCGACGCGGCCATGCGCATCCACGGCGGCTTCGCCGTCGACACGTGGACCGGCGCCATCGAAACCCTGCAGAACCGCGGCCGCTTCGCCCTGAATCTACAAGCGCCAGCGCCGCTGCGGATCGCGGCACCGAAAGGACGCGGCGTGATGGGCCTGGCCGCACCGGAACAGATCGCGCTGGCCAATGCCGTGATCCGCCTGCCGGACGGCAGCATCCGCGTGGAGAACCTGGAGAAGAACGGCACGCGCTGGAAGAGCCGCGGCGTCGCCGCCGGCGTACCCGCATCGTATTTGGCGCAGCTGTCGAGCGCCTGGCGCAACAACGTCAAGTCCGACCTGACCCTGGGCGCCAACTGGGCGGTGGAGCTGGCCGCGCCGGTCGCCACCGGCGCGGCGCCGGCGCTGGACGGCTCGGTGCAGGTGTTCCGCGAAAAAGGCGACATCGTCATGACGGGCGGCGACAAGCCGTTCGCGCTGGGGCTGACGCAGCTGCAGGCCGGCGTCGACGTGGCCGGCAATACGCTGCGCATGCAATTGGCACTGGACGGCAGCCGCGCCGGCCAGGTCAAGCTGGCGGCGGCCGCGCAGTTGCGCAACGGCCGTATCCCGAGCGACAGCCCGCTCAATGCGAGCGGCAGCATCAACATCCCGTCGATCGCCTGGCTGGCGCCGCTGGCCGGCATGGAAGGGCTGGAGCTGGACGGCGCGCTCAAGGGCGCCTTGGCGGGCAACGGCACCGTCGGCGCGCCGTCCTTGAACGGCGACGTGACGGGCTCGAACCTGGTCGTCAACTGGGCCGAACAGGGCGTGCGGCTGCGTAATGGACAACTGCAGGCGGCGATCGCTGGCGACCGCCTGGCGGTGCAGCGCCTGCACTTCGAGGGCCGCACCGGCCGCGCCGATGCCGAGGGCTGGGCGCGCCTGGCCAACGGCGAGGCGACGATGCAGCTCAAGCTCACGGCTGACAAGCTGGAAGCGCTGTCGCGCCCCGACCGCACACTGGTGCTGACGGGCGAGAGCTCGCTGGTGCGCGACGCCAAGCGCTTCCAGCTGAACGGCAGGTTCCGCGCCGACCGCGGCGACATCGAACTGCCGTCCGAGAACGCGCCAACGATCAGCGACGACGTCGTGATCCTCGGCCGCAGCAAGCCGACGTTCAAGGAGGCCGCCGAATCGATGCCGCTGAACGTGGACCTGGAAGCGGACCTGGGCGACGACTTCCGCCTGCGCGGCAAGGGCCTGGACGCCTACCTGGCCGGCGCCGTGCACGTGCGCATGGCCGACCGCCGGCCACCGCGCGTGAACGGCAGCATCCGCGTGGTCAGCGGGACCTACGCGGCGTATGGCCAGAAGCTCTCCATCGACCGCGGCGTCATCAACTTCACGGGCGCCTACGACAACCCGGGCCTGAACATCCTGGCCGTGCGCAAGCGGCCGGAAGGCACGGAGACGTCGGAGACCAACGTGGAAGCCGGGGTCGAGGTGCGCGGCACGGCGCTGGCGCCGCAGGCCCGGCTGGTGTCCACGCCGAGCGTGCCGGACAGCGAGAAGCTGTCGTGGCTGGTCTTGGGCCACGGCACCCAGGACATGGCCGGCAACGAGATGGGCCTGCTCAGCACCGCCGCCGGCGCCCTGTTTGGCGGCAAGGGCGGCGGCAGCCTGGCCAACAAGGTCGGCCTGGACGAGCTGGGCGTGGCGCAGGGCAAGGGCAACGGCAATGCTAAGGGGCTGGAGAACACGGTGGTCACCGTCGGCAAGAAGCTGTCGTCGCGCGCCTACCTGAGCTTCGAGCAGGGCGCGGGCACGGCCACGTCGCTGGTCAAGCTGCGCTACAAGCTCAACCCGCGCATCACGCTGCAGTTGCAGACCGGGACCAACAATGCGCTGGATGTGCTGTACACCTGGGCGTTTGATTGA
- a CDS encoding TIGR01777 family oxidoreductase: MRTAAAPHFGPAGQTMLVTGATGFVGRRLVAALLADGQHVIALTRDAAKAQRVLGDTVRCIGSMAALPLGERVDVVVNLAGARILGPRWTPARQAVLRASRIGLTGQVVQWLAAAASKPRLLLSASAIGYYGVQRQDDPAALTESSPPQPVFMSQLCQEWEAAAGRAAQYGVQVACTRFGLVLGHGGALAPMLLPVRLGVGGRMGSGRQSLSWVHIDDLVHALAWLARRSVDVPVQGAWNLTAPECTTQLGFVRTAARLLHRPALLPTPAWPVRLLLGEQADLLLEGQRVMPRRLQDEGFAFRYPTVATALGALL, encoded by the coding sequence ATGCGCACCGCTGCCGCGCCGCACTTCGGCCCTGCCGGCCAGACGATGCTGGTCACGGGCGCCACCGGCTTCGTCGGCCGCCGCCTGGTCGCCGCGCTGCTGGCCGACGGCCAGCACGTCATCGCCCTGACGCGCGACGCGGCCAAGGCCCAACGTGTGCTGGGTGACACCGTGCGCTGTATCGGCAGCATGGCCGCGCTGCCGCTCGGCGAGCGGGTCGACGTCGTCGTCAACCTGGCCGGTGCACGCATCCTGGGACCGCGCTGGACGCCGGCGCGCCAGGCCGTGCTGCGGGCCAGCCGGATCGGGTTGACGGGGCAGGTGGTGCAGTGGCTTGCCGCCGCCGCCAGCAAGCCGCGCCTGTTGCTGTCGGCCTCCGCGATCGGCTACTACGGAGTGCAGCGCCAGGATGACCCGGCCGCGCTGACGGAATCGAGCCCGCCGCAGCCCGTCTTCATGTCGCAGCTGTGCCAGGAGTGGGAGGCGGCGGCCGGGCGCGCCGCGCAGTATGGCGTGCAGGTCGCCTGCACTCGCTTCGGCCTGGTGCTGGGGCACGGCGGTGCATTGGCGCCGATGCTGTTGCCGGTGCGCCTGGGCGTGGGCGGCCGGATGGGCAGTGGCCGGCAAAGCCTGTCGTGGGTGCATATCGACGACCTGGTGCATGCGTTGGCCTGGCTGGCGCGGCGCAGTGTCGACGTTCCCGTGCAGGGCGCATGGAACCTCACCGCACCGGAATGCACGACGCAACTGGGCTTCGTGCGCACGGCGGCGCGCTTGTTGCACCGTCCCGCGCTGCTGCCCACGCCGGCCTGGCCCGTGCGCCTGCTGTTGGGTGAACAGGCCGACCTGCTGCTGGAAGGGCAGCGCGTGATGCCGCGACGCCTGCAAGATGAAGGATTCGCGTTCCGCTACCCGACAGTGGCGACGGCGCTCGGCGCGCTGCTGTAA
- a CDS encoding thiol-disulfide oxidoreductase DCC family protein: MNNPALTIYFDGACAFCRAEVAALRRRDRGGALAFIDIATPGFADFPTGTDMTALQAQLHAVTRDGQVLRGLDSMHAAYTLVGLGWMVLPLRVRMLRPPLEWAYVQFARHRYRISRLLGLSTPAPAPQCDGNVCRPGSPWLKG; this comes from the coding sequence ATGAACAACCCCGCATTGACGATCTATTTCGACGGCGCCTGCGCCTTCTGCCGCGCCGAAGTCGCGGCACTGCGCCGGCGCGACCGTGGCGGCGCACTGGCCTTCATCGATATCGCGACGCCCGGCTTTGCCGACTTCCCCACCGGCACCGACATGACGGCCCTGCAGGCGCAACTGCATGCCGTCACGCGCGACGGCCAGGTCTTGCGGGGCCTGGACAGCATGCACGCCGCCTATACGCTGGTCGGCCTGGGCTGGATGGTGTTGCCGCTGCGTGTGCGGATGCTGCGGCCGCCGCTGGAATGGGCCTACGTGCAGTTCGCGCGGCATCGTTACCGGATTTCGCGCCTGCTCGGCCTGTCCACGCCGGCGCCGGCGCCGCAGTGCGACGGCAACGTCTGCCGCCCTGGCAGCCCCTGGTTGAAAGGCTAG
- a CDS encoding GbsR/MarR family transcriptional regulator, protein MPLSPTEQKYILHWGEMGTRWGVNRTVAQIHALLFLANAPLHAEHIVETLGVARSNVSNSLKELQSWGLVKVTHVLGDRRDHFVALQDVWEIFRTIVEERKRREIDPTLTVLRQCAIEAEQDHGMEDATRQRMAQVLDFLEMLTDSYDDYKHLPPATMKRLLSMGGKVAKLL, encoded by the coding sequence ATGCCGCTGAGCCCAACCGAACAGAAATACATCCTGCACTGGGGCGAGATGGGCACCCGCTGGGGCGTCAACCGCACGGTGGCGCAGATCCATGCGCTGCTGTTCCTGGCCAATGCGCCGCTGCACGCCGAGCACATCGTCGAGACGCTGGGCGTGGCGCGCTCGAACGTCAGCAACAGCTTGAAGGAGCTGCAGAGCTGGGGGTTGGTGAAAGTGACGCATGTGCTGGGCGACCGGCGCGACCACTTCGTCGCGCTGCAGGACGTCTGGGAGATCTTCCGCACCATCGTCGAGGAGCGCAAGCGGCGCGAGATCGATCCCACCTTGACCGTGCTGCGCCAGTGTGCCATCGAGGCGGAACAGGATCATGGCATGGAAGACGCCACGCGCCAGCGCATGGCCCAGGTGCTGGATTTTCTCGAGATGCTGACCGACAGCTATGACGACTACAAGCACCTGCCCCCTGCCACCATGAAGCGCTTGCTGTCGATGGGCGGCAAGGTGGCGAAACTGCTGTAA
- a CDS encoding type II toxin-antitoxin system HipA family toxin: MTEYTCYLQLFVDGAWRDAAALDLTGDSDLGITAATFCAYLPQHVIAYWARRDAAALSANLPVDLTPCATTTWPAFLVDLLPQGYGRVELLKQLERSEAAGPAADWELLCTGAGNPIGNLRVKQAHEWAMARTGSTMRGFTMEEVAHRAGDFNEYLAQHGLFLAGSSGVQGEWPKILLTQAADGLFYLDHTLPDEFAQRHYIVKFGRGADPALANILRLEAPYMKLAQGLGLDVHGELLLRERALFIPRFDRQCIDGRVIRHGQESIASLCGITGFGVAPSHNDVCRRLAEVTTDPAHEVIEYLRRDIANVALGNRDNHARNTAIRRSADGTVGLTPLFDFAPMWLHPDGIARRMRWLRDDGGTPDWLSAIDQACEAAQLDNRLVRAGIRPIAAPLARLFDDARALGIEEAFLAPLERGWRNVCRQVEAL, from the coding sequence ATGACTGAGTACACTTGTTACCTACAGCTTTTTGTCGATGGCGCATGGCGCGATGCGGCAGCCCTCGACCTGACCGGTGATTCCGACCTCGGGATCACTGCTGCAACGTTTTGCGCATACTTGCCGCAACACGTCATCGCATATTGGGCCCGGCGTGACGCCGCGGCACTCTCTGCCAATCTTCCGGTCGACCTGACGCCATGCGCAACCACGACCTGGCCGGCGTTCCTGGTCGACCTGCTGCCACAAGGCTACGGCAGGGTCGAACTGCTGAAACAACTGGAGCGCAGTGAGGCCGCCGGCCCGGCGGCGGATTGGGAATTACTCTGCACCGGGGCCGGCAACCCTATTGGCAACCTGCGCGTCAAACAAGCCCATGAGTGGGCAATGGCACGGACTGGCAGCACAATGCGCGGTTTCACGATGGAGGAAGTCGCCCATCGCGCGGGCGACTTCAACGAATACCTGGCGCAGCATGGACTGTTCCTCGCCGGCTCTTCCGGAGTACAAGGCGAGTGGCCGAAAATCCTGCTGACGCAGGCGGCTGACGGCCTGTTCTACCTCGATCACACGCTGCCCGACGAATTCGCGCAGCGGCACTACATCGTCAAGTTCGGCCGCGGTGCCGACCCGGCCCTGGCGAACATCCTGCGCCTGGAAGCACCCTACATGAAGCTGGCTCAGGGCCTCGGGCTCGACGTGCATGGCGAGTTGCTGCTGCGCGAGCGCGCCCTGTTCATTCCGCGCTTCGATCGCCAATGCATCGATGGCCGCGTGATCCGTCACGGCCAGGAAAGCATCGCTTCGCTATGCGGCATTACCGGCTTCGGCGTCGCGCCCTCGCATAACGACGTGTGCCGGCGCCTGGCCGAAGTCACTACCGATCCGGCGCACGAGGTCATCGAATACTTGAGGCGCGACATCGCCAACGTCGCGCTGGGCAATCGGGACAACCACGCCCGCAACACGGCGATCCGCCGCAGCGCCGACGGGACCGTAGGCCTGACGCCGCTGTTCGATTTTGCGCCGATGTGGCTGCACCCGGACGGCATCGCGCGACGCATGCGCTGGCTGCGCGACGACGGCGGCACCCCCGACTGGCTCAGCGCCATCGACCAGGCTTGCGAGGCGGCCCAACTCGACAACCGCCTGGTCCGGGCAGGCATTCGCCCGATAGCCGCTCCGCTGGCGCGGCTATTCGACGATGCCCGCGCGCTGGGAATCGAAGAAGCGTTCCTGGCCCCGCTGGAGCGCGGTTGGCGCAACGTGTGCCGCCAGGTGGAGGCCCTGTAA
- a CDS encoding DUF3606 domain-containing protein: MDKRYKALTPSEALAARRTLVDELAAQPSTPIPQVIRKIRTALRLTIAEYATLCGVSARALADIEREATSPTLATVEKLLRPMGLRPGAVAVGAPQARPASAAPQAATGAQERSRIDVSAEWEVEYWCTELGVTEAALRAAVQAVGPTVAAVRQYLAAPRRQRPG; encoded by the coding sequence ATGGACAAACGCTACAAAGCCTTGACACCCTCCGAGGCGCTCGCGGCCCGGCGCACTTTGGTGGACGAATTGGCGGCACAACCGAGCACACCGATCCCGCAGGTGATTCGGAAGATCCGCACCGCACTGCGGCTGACGATCGCCGAATACGCAACGCTGTGCGGCGTGTCCGCACGCGCGCTGGCGGATATCGAACGGGAAGCCACCAGCCCGACTTTGGCGACCGTCGAAAAGCTGCTGCGGCCGATGGGTTTGCGTCCGGGCGCGGTAGCGGTTGGAGCGCCCCAGGCTCGCCCTGCGTCGGCGGCCCCGCAAGCCGCGACCGGTGCGCAGGAGCGCAGCCGGATCGACGTTTCGGCCGAGTGGGAAGTAGAGTACTGGTGCACCGAGCTGGGTGTCACCGAAGCGGCACTGCGCGCCGCCGTGCAGGCAGTGGGGCCGACCGTGGCGGCCGTACGGCAGTATCTGGCGGCGCCGCGCCGGCAGCGGCCAGGCTAG